CGGGCCTGGAATTCATCAACCCCGGCCACCCCTATTCGTATGACCTGGACCTGTTCGGTCATGCCTCCGTTTTTCAACTCCTGAACCGCACCTGCACACTCCACGGAAAAGAATTGCTTGCCCATCAGCTCACCAATCCCGGAACCGACAAATCTACCATCGGACAAAAACAACAGGCCGCCATCGAGTTGCGGGACAAGGCAGATTGGCGGCAGCAGTTTCAGGCCACCGGACAACTGTCGCCGGAATCACATGACGACAAAAAGCAAATCGAAGACTGGCTCCAGGCAGCACCCAAGTACTATAAAAATAAGGTCTATGCTTTTCTGAGAACTGCACTACCGGCCATCACACTACTTTCACTTGGACTTTATTTTGTAGAAGTCACCCCATTAAAGTTGACGACCCTTTTATTCACCCTTCAACTGATCATCACCGGTCGTACAGTAAAGTATGTGAACCGGCGGCAGACACAAATCTCGAAACATGCAGGTGCATTGAACAAGTATCACCGCCTGATGGAAGTTATAGAAAAGGAAGACTTCACATCTGATCACCTGATGACTGCCAAAGCGCAGACCTTTCAGGAAAGCCAAAAGCCGTCGGAATCATTCAGACTACTGATCAAATTCCTGAATGCCCTGGACAACCGGCTGAACATCATCGTGGGCATAGTCCTGAATGGCTTTCTTTTATGGGACATCAATCAAATGTACCGGATCGAAAAGTGGGCGGATGAGTTCAATACAGTTTTCCCAAAATGGCTGGAAGCCATTGCCCATTTTGATGCCACTTGCAGTCTGGCCAATTTTATGTACAACCATCCGGATTACATCATTCCCCGTATATCCGACTCCAACGACTTCAGGCTTCAAATCAAGGGTGGCGGACACCCGTTGATCCGCGAAGACGAGTTGGTAACCAATGACGTTGAGCAGCATGGTCCTCCCCATCTGTTCCTGATCACGGGAGCAAACATGGCGGGAAAGAGCACCTTTCTCAGGATGATCGGTGTGAACCTGGTCCTGGCCATGGCAGGCACTGCGGTCTGTGCAAAGGACTTTGAATTCACCCCGGTGAAGCTTTACACCAGCATGCGTACCAATGATTCTGTTCAACAACACACCTCCTTCTTTTTTGCAGAGTTGAAACGATTGAAGTTCATTGTGGATCGGTTGCGGTCCGGAGAGAAGTCCTACATCTTACTGGACGAGATCTTAAAAGGCACCAATTCACATGATCAGCATACCGGCTCCAGACGTTTGATCGAGAACATCATCAACCTGAATGGGGTGGGCATGATCGCCACCCACGATGTGGAACTGACCGGATTGGCATCTGAACATCCAGGACATATACAAAACATCGCCTTCGAGATCAGGACGGAAAACGGAAGAATGATCTTTGACTACACCTACAAAGAAGGCGTTTGCCAGAACATGAATGCGACCATGTTGATGGAGCAGATGAACATCTTCCGGGCGGCCGATGAAAAGGTCTAAACAAAAACACCCTGCTGGTCAAAATAACCTGCAGGGTGTCAAACACTAAACAAAAAACCTATCGTCCTATGGGAATGCGTACACCCGCGTTTAATGAAGCGTAGACCGGAATCTCAAAATCAGCACCGGTCTGGCTATTGAAGGTGGTAGCCGGAACGATAAGCATGGCCTCCCCGAATACATTGCCAAAACCCAGACTCAGATCATAACCGATCCCACCTCGAATATTCAATTGGCTGTAATTTTGCTTCTCGCCTTCATTGGCAGAACCGGTAACACTGTAGTTGATACGGTCATAGTCATCATAGGTGGTCTGCTCCGACGCCAATGTAAAACCACCACCTACAAAACCATATACACCGCCATCTTCAAAGTCGCCCAGTCCGAAATATTTTTGCCATCGGCAAAAATATTGAATACTTTCACAGTAGAGTTTCCTTTTACTTCAATATATTCCGGTGTCGTAGCACTACTCATTGCACGCGCTGCATAGGTATCACTGTACTTATATGGCAGGGCATAATTGGCTGTGAAGCGAAACGTGAGGTTGTCTTCCTTGGCATATTCTCCGTGCGCACCGAAAGCAAGTACTTTGAGGCCAGTTCCGCCGAAGAAGATGTTGTAATTGAGCTGACCGCCGATTCCGATCTGTGCAAATGACTGGCTACCGAGTGCCATAAGCGCGATACATGTAAGCCATCCTGATTTTTTCATGGTAGAGGTTTATTAATGATTCACTTAATACTAAATTGCCGTAAACCCCGGTATCAAAAGGTTTACGCATGTTTTACAAAGGTATTTCCAAGAGGACTCTTAACTTGAGCATTATAGCATTGGGCATATCTTATTAATCATTCGGTCTGTTTTTTTGAATATTTGGTTTGAGCGATATTAAATCGGGTGCGACTGTCAAGCAAAAGAGGACAGCTCATCATCAACCAACCTGCTTTCAACCAAACAATACCTACGTTTTCTATTAATATGAACTTAACATCGCGGTTTGGCTATTTTTTGTCGTTTTAGTACCTTAGGGGCCGTTTTTGGTACTAAACGCATCACATGAATAAAGCTTTTGCTGCCTTCGCCCTCCTCGTTGGCACCCTACTGCTGAACAACCGTGCATCCATTGCACAGGTACAGACCAACGTAGATTATAAACAACTCCACATGGGTGGGGAAACAAGTGTCCGCTCCGGCATCGCACTTTCCCCGGATGGCAACACCATAGCCTGTGCAGGCGCCCAGGGCTTTCCCCTCTTCCTTTATGATTGGAGAAATGACAAGGTCATCAAGAAATTTGATGTGGGGAACTGGTATGCAGGTGCCAAGGTTGAATACTCCGCCAAAGGTAATTACCTCCTGCTGCAGCAAACGTTTTTTATCGACTGGGCGCCGAACAAAGACCGTGAAGTGAATTTCGAGATCGTGAATGCCGAAAGCGGTGAGATTGTGCAGAAGATTGACAATGCCCATTCTGTAAAGATTGCAGAAGATGAGTCTTTCTACGTGGTGTTGAAAGGCGATGACGTGACCTTTTACGAACTACCTTCCGGCAACAAGAAACAGAGCTTTACGGTTCCTGATGCCACCAATTCCGTAGCGATCAGTCCGGATGGCAAGCTCATCGCCGTTTCACACAAACCAACCGCCCCGCTTCTTCAGCAGGTTCCAAGCATCCGCAACGACAAGAAGGCCATCAAGCCCGCCCTGAAGTACCGTCAGATGATCAGTATTTACGATGCGGAAACCATGCAGAAGAAGTTCACGGTGAATGAAGTTTACGACATCATTTACCGTCTGCAGTTCTCCAAGGACGGATACCGTCTGTTCAGCTACAGCATCCCGCACACCAAAATGCAGGTGTCAAATGCGGGTCGTCAGGGATACATCTATATGATCCGGATGCCGGAAGGAGAAACGTTGAGAACATCTTTCATGTCACTCTCCACCTACGAGCCGGACTTCACTGAGAACAATGATAAAAGCTTGTTTGGTGTCGTATCATTCGATGTGGCCCCGCAGATCAACATCCATGATTTTGAAACGGGAAAGCTTGTGAATCGCTTTGACACGCGTCAGCGTCTGCGCGATGCCCTCAAAGGCAAAATGGGTGGCGACGGCCGTGCCAGCTTTGCCTTTCTACCCGACGACTCCATCATCATTGTGACAGGAAACATGACCATCATATGGAAACCAGAATAGGTAAATACACCGGGCGCTTGTTCGCCATTTCTCTTTTGTTGTTCCTCGGATTCTCACAGGCACATGCCCAAAAGAACCTGATCAGTGACCAGGAAGAGGTGATACAGGCAGCTGCCAAAGTCATGGAAACAGCCATGAAAGAAGGCAGTCTGCTGGAACTAAAGAACGAACACAAACTCACCGGGTCTTATATCCTGGATGTGACCATCCGCAATAAAGGTGAAGTGGTTTCCATCTTTGTGGTGGAACGCGACGGAGGTTCCATCGAGTTCCAGAACCTACTGAAGGATCATATCAAATCCATGAAGATGGGCTTCCGTATGCCCAAGAACAAAAATTACAAGTTCCGTTATAAATTCAACTTTGACGAGTAAACCATAATCCGTCCTAATCCTTTATCAACACCGCTAAACAATGAAAAAACTTTATCTCGCGACCTATCTGCTGGCCACGGCAAGCTTCACCTGCTATGCCCAGGAAGACATGACAACCGTTTGGGAAGTTAAGCTCGAACATAGCATCGACCAGTCCGGTACCGGACTGGAAGAACGTGGTTACAGCTATGCCGCTTCAGACAAAGAAATGACCGTTTTCAGCAACAAGGACGGAAGCACGATCTGGTCTAAACCATTTAAAGAAATTGCTCCCAACCTTCGTAAGATCGATGAACTCATCCCCTTCTGGGAATCCAATACGGTATTCCTGTTCGAAAGAAAAATGGGTAAGGACCAGGTAGCCTGCATCGACATTGAAAAAGGCACCCTTCTCTGGACCACCGACAAATACCAGAACCTGTCCGAAGGCAACGTAGTGTACATTGCTGAAAAAGAAGGCTTCGCACTGTCACTGAAAGAAAGTCTGGTTTTCATCAAAGCCCGCACCGGAGAAGAACTGTGGACAACCTCCAAGTTCAAAGGTGCGATCGGTAAATATGTTTACCGCAACAATGAGATCGTAACCGTGAATTTCGTGCCATCCGGATTGGGTGCCCTGTTTACCGGCTTTAAAAACCAGATCGCAAAGATCAACCTCGACAACGGCGACCTCCTTTGGGAACAAGCCTACGTGGGACGTGCCGAGCGTAAGGTGATCACACGCGAATTCATCTTCGACCTCGAGCTGAAAGACGACATGGTGGTACTGAAAATGAATGGTATCCAAACCTACGACTGGAAAACCGGTGCCAAGCTGTGGGCCGCAGCCTTCGACTTCACCGCTGATGTAATAGGAAAGCCGGCAGGTGCAACCGCCTTCGGTATTTATGGTGCCGTAGCCGATCCGGTATGGGTAGGTGACGATGTATACGTACTTGACATGTCTAACAAGAAAAGTCAGTATGTGAAGAAATACGATCGCAACACAGGTAAGCTGTTATGGACCTCACCCGAAATCAAAGGTGCACGTGCCATTCCTGCCATGGGCATTGCCGGCGACAAGATCATTCTTCAGATCGGTGGTACGGTGGAGTGCCAGGCGATTATCAGAAAAAAAGACTCAGAAGGAAATATCACCATTGAACGTAAAGTTTGGTGGCCGGACGTGAAGCCTTGGGGGTTGAAAGCATTGAACACCAGTGATGGTTCCATGGCATGGGAATCCGAGCGCTTCAAGAAAGGAATCTCTAACTCCTTTTCTGTAGGTGAGAACGTGATCGCATGTAGCGGTAAAGCCATCTATTCTTTGAAGATCGCGGACGGAAGCGAAGTGTATGAGGTAGATCTGAAAGAAGATAATATCGGTCGCGGTGAACAGCTTCAA
This sequence is a window from Flavobacteriales bacterium. Protein-coding genes within it:
- a CDS encoding PQQ-binding-like beta-propeller repeat protein — protein: MKKLYLATYLLATASFTCYAQEDMTTVWEVKLEHSIDQSGTGLEERGYSYAASDKEMTVFSNKDGSTIWSKPFKEIAPNLRKIDELIPFWESNTVFLFERKMGKDQVACIDIEKGTLLWTTDKYQNLSEGNVVYIAEKEGFALSLKESLVFIKARTGEELWTTSKFKGAIGKYVYRNNEIVTVNFVPSGLGALFTGFKNQIAKINLDNGDLLWEQAYVGRAERKVITREFIFDLELKDDMVVLKMNGIQTYDWKTGAKLWAAAFDFTADVIGKPAGATAFGIYGAVADPVWVGDDVYVLDMSNKKSQYVKKYDRNTGKLLWTSPEIKGARAIPAMGIAGDKIILQIGGTVECQAIIRKKDSEGNITIERKVWWPDVKPWGLKALNTSDGSMAWESERFKKGISNSFSVGENVIACSGKAIYSLKIADGSEVYEVDLKEDNIGRGEQLQLYEDKVIVIGNKGVSSHSISDGKLIASGKYKNSALEDTKGDYLIMKTERSDIASFYLKNCSYKQFNARKGATTSLTEEGDYVYVYEKKTVTKLSTK